A window of Paenibacillus sp. 19GGS1-52 contains these coding sequences:
- the aroE gene encoding shikimate dehydrogenase: MNGDILLGVMGDPIAQSKSPIMHAAALKEMGIAGAYVPLHVTPEKLGEAIQAIRTLGFRGVNVTIPHKVAVMAYLDQLDETAVAIGAVNTIVNDNGVLTGYNTDGIGYVRSLKTEAISELNGAKIMVIGAGGAARGIVSALLQEQPSSIIIANRTAATARELAEAYSSKGELTGISMSEVAGMMDGVDVLINTTSVGMFPQMDETPLDSALFHEGMVVSDLIYNPLRTRLLLEALECGCRIHGGLGMFVYQGAYALEYWTGQPAPTDIMRKTILNCLGGEQEMESEV, from the coding sequence ATGAACGGGGATATCCTGCTGGGTGTAATGGGCGATCCTATTGCTCAGTCCAAATCTCCCATTATGCATGCTGCTGCACTGAAGGAAATGGGGATTGCCGGTGCCTATGTACCGCTGCATGTGACACCGGAGAAGCTGGGAGAGGCGATCCAAGCGATCCGTACTCTTGGCTTCCGTGGTGTTAATGTGACTATTCCCCACAAGGTAGCAGTGATGGCTTATCTGGACCAACTGGATGAAACTGCGGTAGCGATCGGTGCAGTCAATACCATTGTTAATGATAACGGAGTGCTGACCGGATACAATACGGACGGAATCGGTTATGTACGTTCACTGAAGACAGAAGCTATATCTGAATTGAACGGTGCGAAGATTATGGTGATCGGAGCTGGCGGTGCGGCAAGAGGAATAGTGTCTGCATTGCTTCAGGAGCAGCCTTCCTCGATTATCATCGCTAATCGCACTGCTGCTACCGCGCGCGAGCTGGCTGAGGCCTATTCGAGCAAAGGTGAACTCACTGGAATCAGTATGAGCGAAGTTGCGGGAATGATGGACGGTGTAGATGTGCTTATTAATACAACCTCTGTAGGCATGTTTCCTCAGATGGACGAGACACCGCTGGATTCTGCACTGTTTCATGAAGGAATGGTAGTAAGCGATCTTATCTACAATCCGCTGCGTACCCGGCTGCTGCTGGAGGCACTGGAATGTGGCTGCCGTATTCACGGTGGTCTTGGCATGTTCGTCTATCAAGGGGCGTATGCGCTTGAGTATTGGACGGGACAGCCTGCCCCAACTGATATCATGCGTAAGACGATTCTGAATTGCCTTGGTGGAGAACAGGAAATGGAATCAGAAGTTTAG
- the yhbY gene encoding ribosome assembly RNA-binding protein YhbY, with the protein MLTGKQKRFLRSLAHHLDPVFQVGKGGVNDHLIRHIEEAIEKRELMKISVLNNNVEDPKEIGAALAEQSGSELVQVIGKTIVLYKESRDNKTIELPR; encoded by the coding sequence ATGTTAACTGGAAAACAAAAAAGGTTCCTTCGTTCACTGGCCCATCATCTTGATCCTGTATTTCAGGTCGGTAAGGGTGGCGTGAACGATCATCTCATCCGCCACATTGAAGAAGCTATTGAGAAGCGCGAACTGATGAAGATTAGCGTGCTGAACAATAATGTTGAAGATCCAAAGGAAATCGGTGCCGCATTGGCTGAACAGTCCGGCTCTGAGCTTGTTCAGGTCATTGGGAAGACGATTGTGTTGTACAAGGAATCTCGCGATAATAAGACGATTGAGCTACCTCGTTAA
- the rsfS gene encoding ribosome silencing factor, whose product MNIQTNKLLQMTLKAVEDKKAGNVVCLDLRNVSPISDYFVICHGNSDVQVQAIATEVRKVVHEAGGVIRGIEGMNSGRWVLMDLGDVVVHIFHRDEREYYNIERLWSDAKVVETV is encoded by the coding sequence ATGAACATACAAACAAACAAACTGTTACAAATGACTCTTAAGGCTGTAGAAGATAAAAAAGCGGGCAACGTCGTTTGCCTGGATTTGCGTAATGTTTCACCCATTAGTGATTACTTCGTAATCTGTCACGGTAATTCAGATGTGCAAGTACAAGCGATTGCTACTGAAGTTCGCAAGGTTGTACATGAAGCTGGTGGCGTTATTCGCGGTATTGAAGGCATGAATTCAGGTCGCTGGGTACTGATGGATCTTGGGGATGTAGTTGTGCATATATTCCACCGCGACGAACGCGAATATTATAATATCGAGCGCCTGTGGTCAGACGCCAAGGTTGTGGAAACAGTATGA
- a CDS encoding DUF58 domain-containing protein: MRRFLSAAAAVIQPAKLAGILAIWCITLMYVLFQGGKTSFMLFIMVSVLLIYLIVGGLGGVRRARGSRSLYSEQDKPDLLYAGGYLRVKLNITIPGFLPLPYVVVREILRRHNGESWVFEESVIPSMRGIGELRFQTPMLERGSYMFSETDILSEDIFGLVEHKGKFMAEGHFRVLPRAIFVPRWQLYERKSRLAGPQVSLVQSRRETTQINGVRDYVYGDRLTRIHWNATAKTGSWKSKEFEHESVPKTMLVLDGSASAYASSNQFELAVSVTASLLGFGVRERIGIGLCCLDRATKVFTPAESGAERQKMIQYLIDINAEGRGPLVSRLEKGQLMFPKGSYFVLISPQSGKPVLDTLRWAESRGMTPSHLHVRNPSGMSRNTDWIDVLRSHNISGYNIRSLQELPAVLGGDL; this comes from the coding sequence ATGAGACGCTTCTTGTCTGCGGCGGCAGCTGTTATCCAGCCGGCGAAGCTCGCCGGCATACTCGCGATTTGGTGTATTACCCTAATGTATGTACTTTTTCAGGGTGGCAAGACTTCATTTATGCTCTTTATTATGGTCTCCGTGCTGCTAATTTATTTGATCGTTGGAGGTTTGGGTGGTGTCCGGCGGGCTCGGGGCTCACGCAGCTTGTATTCCGAGCAGGACAAGCCTGACCTGTTATACGCTGGGGGATATCTACGCGTGAAGCTTAATATTACCATTCCGGGATTTCTGCCGCTGCCCTATGTGGTGGTCAGAGAGATTCTGCGGCGGCATAACGGAGAATCATGGGTATTTGAGGAAAGTGTTATTCCCAGCATGCGGGGAATAGGCGAACTGCGCTTTCAGACACCGATGCTCGAACGGGGGAGTTATATGTTCTCCGAGACGGATATCTTAAGTGAGGATATATTTGGGCTCGTTGAGCACAAAGGGAAATTTATGGCGGAAGGGCATTTTCGTGTGCTGCCTCGTGCCATATTTGTCCCGCGTTGGCAGCTGTACGAACGGAAATCCCGGCTAGCGGGACCGCAGGTCTCGCTAGTGCAATCCCGGCGGGAAACAACGCAGATCAATGGTGTCCGCGATTACGTTTATGGCGACCGTCTGACGCGCATTCATTGGAATGCTACTGCCAAGACAGGTTCCTGGAAATCCAAAGAGTTCGAGCACGAATCCGTCCCCAAAACAATGCTTGTTCTGGACGGCAGTGCGTCGGCTTACGCGTCTTCGAATCAATTTGAGCTGGCGGTTTCTGTAACTGCTTCACTGCTCGGCTTCGGTGTGCGTGAGCGGATCGGCATCGGCCTATGCTGTTTAGACAGAGCTACCAAAGTCTTTACCCCTGCGGAATCAGGGGCTGAGCGGCAGAAGATGATTCAATATTTGATTGATATCAATGCGGAAGGCCGTGGCCCGCTAGTCTCCAGACTGGAAAAAGGACAGCTTATGTTCCCCAAAGGTTCATATTTCGTGCTCATCAGCCCTCAGAGCGGCAAGCCTGTGCTGGATACGCTACGCTGGGCAGAGAGCAGGGGAATGACGCCTTCACACCTGCATGTGCGCAATCCTTCAGGGATGAGCCGCAATACCGACTGGATAGATGTACTGAGATCACACAATATATCTGGCTACAACATCCGTTCCCTTCAGGAGCTTCCCGCAGTATTAGGAGGGGATCTATGA
- a CDS encoding transglutaminase domain-containing protein, with product MRGWLNLQKSSWHRSISLLWIMIIALQWVSYTDSIWLAVTTAVVLTVLTTVAVIEILLPVRWVYRLLLEAVVVVYIMYRMLIHYGIYLADPLLTLREQLPNIAAEMFPYLWFVLGAWGLLLLSSWWVTSKARILLFIGMNIAAFAALDSFTPSVLWQEVAWTVFAAMGWLVTQHLRNFQLQYPNGWSYLLDYPIKVVVNIAIIFSLVIITGVNMPEVSPTLTDPYTAWKEWNGTGTSSGSSSKGILQTDNGITAVNNTTSGYSMDDGNLGGGFSFDYSPVMTVTSDLRTYMRGETRSVYSGSGWTDNDRVNRGPLKGAAVGEDLETTVAPKVQYQALQQTVKLLNNNDYPVLFGPYAISKVESINGENSSNGLFWRSRDSELLWDTDENNRKYPLSYELTAEVPVIPVQELTTKTYAELYDGNTIDKQFLQLPGNFPARVKELAEEITATGQTPYEKTALLQQYLQETFPYTNEPDLSRSTSSDFVDSFLFEVKEGYCDYYSTALVTMARSLDIPARWVKGYAPGEQAELPDNMALQQGRILNNNYTITNADAHSWAEVYFGDYGWIPVEATPGFNVPLLTQNENTPDLDSTDQEENQPDEATAVNDGAGQTGFHLGDWAVVAAAAVLLAWLTYLVWQQRFNLRFLVQRLRNGRPLTPDQKIVAETERWIHYMQRKGLRKEEYETLREAVARWGRERPAIAEILYSLLGLFEQAKYSPDVIEDKDWRRVYTEALRLRKSMKSKN from the coding sequence ATGAGAGGCTGGCTGAATCTACAGAAGTCGTCCTGGCACCGTTCCATTAGTCTATTATGGATTATGATCATTGCGCTGCAGTGGGTCTCCTACACGGATTCGATCTGGCTTGCGGTAACAACAGCCGTTGTATTGACTGTCCTGACTACGGTGGCTGTTATAGAAATTCTTTTACCGGTCAGATGGGTGTACAGGCTGCTGCTGGAAGCAGTAGTTGTTGTCTATATTATGTACCGTATGCTCATTCACTATGGTATTTACCTTGCCGATCCATTGCTTACCTTGAGAGAACAGCTGCCAAACATAGCTGCCGAGATGTTCCCCTATCTCTGGTTCGTATTGGGCGCTTGGGGCTTGCTGCTACTGTCGTCATGGTGGGTAACCTCTAAGGCTCGCATCTTGCTATTTATAGGCATGAACATTGCTGCTTTTGCTGCCTTGGATTCCTTTACACCCTCCGTATTGTGGCAGGAGGTAGCTTGGACGGTATTTGCCGCAATGGGTTGGCTAGTAACTCAACATTTGCGGAATTTCCAACTTCAATATCCAAACGGCTGGTCTTACCTGCTGGATTATCCTATTAAAGTAGTCGTTAATATAGCCATCATCTTCTCATTAGTTATTATTACTGGTGTTAATATGCCTGAAGTAAGTCCTACACTGACTGATCCTTATACGGCATGGAAAGAATGGAATGGAACGGGGACGTCTTCTGGCTCAAGTTCCAAGGGAATTTTACAAACCGATAATGGAATTACCGCTGTGAACAACACCACCTCCGGCTATAGTATGGATGATGGCAATTTGGGCGGAGGCTTCAGCTTTGATTATTCACCCGTGATGACAGTGACCTCGGATTTACGCACCTATATGCGCGGAGAGACTCGCAGCGTCTATTCTGGAAGTGGCTGGACAGATAATGATCGAGTTAACCGGGGACCGCTCAAAGGTGCAGCGGTGGGTGAAGATCTGGAGACTACTGTGGCCCCCAAGGTCCAGTACCAAGCGCTGCAACAGACGGTTAAGTTGTTAAACAACAATGACTATCCGGTGCTCTTCGGCCCTTATGCCATCTCCAAGGTGGAGTCCATTAATGGTGAGAATAGTAGCAATGGGTTGTTCTGGAGAAGCCGGGATAGTGAGCTTTTGTGGGATACCGACGAAAATAACCGCAAATATCCGCTGTCCTATGAGTTAACTGCTGAAGTGCCTGTCATTCCAGTTCAAGAGCTGACCACCAAGACTTATGCAGAGCTGTATGACGGGAATACTATTGATAAGCAATTTCTGCAGCTGCCTGGTAATTTCCCTGCAAGGGTGAAGGAACTGGCTGAAGAGATAACGGCAACGGGACAAACACCGTATGAAAAAACGGCACTTTTGCAACAATATCTACAGGAAACGTTCCCGTATACCAATGAACCGGATCTATCACGCAGTACAAGCTCAGATTTTGTAGACAGCTTTCTGTTTGAGGTGAAGGAGGGCTATTGCGATTATTATTCTACTGCCCTGGTAACGATGGCCCGTTCTTTGGATATTCCCGCACGGTGGGTTAAAGGTTATGCGCCTGGAGAACAAGCAGAGCTACCGGATAATATGGCTTTACAGCAAGGAAGAATCCTTAATAATAACTACACAATCACGAATGCAGATGCCCATTCCTGGGCTGAGGTCTATTTTGGGGATTATGGCTGGATTCCTGTTGAGGCAACCCCAGGCTTCAATGTTCCTCTGCTGACCCAGAATGAGAATACTCCTGATTTGGATAGTACAGATCAGGAAGAGAATCAGCCGGACGAAGCAACGGCAGTGAACGACGGGGCAGGACAGACAGGATTCCATCTGGGAGACTGGGCTGTCGTAGCAGCTGCAGCAGTATTATTGGCGTGGCTAACATACCTGGTTTGGCAACAGCGGTTTAATCTTCGTTTCTTGGTTCAGCGATTGCGCAATGGGCGTCCGTTAACACCGGATCAGAAAATTGTGGCGGAAACTGAGCGCTGGATTCACTATATGCAACGTAAAGGATTGAGAAAAGAAGAGTATGAAACATTGCGTGAAGCGGTAGCACGTTGGGGCCGTGAACGTCCGGCAATTGCCGAAATTCTCTATTCACTGCTGGGACTGTTTGAGCAGGCGAAATATAGCCCAGATGTTATTGAAGACAAAGACTGGCGCAGGGTGTATACTGAAGCTTTGCGGCTGCGGAAAAGCATGAAGTCCAAAAACTAA
- a CDS encoding S1-like domain-containing RNA-binding protein — MSLIAGTTVTLEIVREVSPYGFFLNAGDEDVMLHYTELTERVKTGDKVEVFIFFDTEDRLAATMKKPFLTLGEMALLEVADIHPRLGCFLEMGLGRQLLLPLSELPELKDLHPMVGDRVFVMMEHDRQGRLRAKLSGELELLPYVVPAPESWMGKVVSARVYRPLQMGTFVLVDGGVLGFGILGMVHSSERSRLLRLGELFEARVSHVREDGRINISMTHRREVGRDVDSAALLEFLHARPGGGMPYSDSTPPDVIKQRFGISKSAFKRALGKLLKEGMITQKENWTYLAVSEAAPAEDNAATTEEETTE, encoded by the coding sequence ATGAGTCTGATTGCTGGAACTACAGTTACGCTTGAAATAGTGCGGGAGGTATCCCCTTACGGTTTCTTTCTAAATGCGGGTGACGAAGATGTCATGCTGCATTATACAGAGCTAACTGAAAGAGTGAAGACTGGCGATAAAGTCGAGGTCTTTATATTTTTTGATACCGAGGATCGTCTCGCTGCTACAATGAAAAAGCCTTTCCTGACGCTTGGTGAAATGGCGCTATTGGAAGTCGCTGATATTCATCCGCGTCTAGGCTGCTTCCTCGAAATGGGGCTCGGACGCCAGCTATTGCTGCCGCTCAGTGAGCTTCCAGAATTGAAGGATCTGCATCCGATGGTAGGTGACCGCGTATTTGTAATGATGGAGCATGACCGACAAGGACGTCTTCGCGCCAAGCTCTCTGGAGAACTGGAGCTGTTGCCGTATGTTGTTCCCGCGCCTGAATCCTGGATGGGCAAGGTCGTTTCCGCCAGAGTGTATAGACCGCTGCAAATGGGCACATTTGTCTTGGTTGATGGCGGTGTGCTTGGTTTTGGTATTCTTGGCATGGTCCATTCCTCTGAACGCAGCCGTCTGCTGCGCTTAGGTGAGCTATTCGAAGCGCGTGTCTCTCATGTTCGGGAGGATGGCCGGATTAATATTTCCATGACTCATCGCAGAGAAGTTGGCCGGGATGTAGATTCCGCTGCACTGCTGGAGTTCTTGCACGCCCGCCCGGGTGGAGGAATGCCTTATTCAGATTCCACACCGCCGGATGTGATCAAGCAACGTTTTGGGATTAGTAAGTCTGCTTTCAAGCGCGCGCTGGGCAAGCTGTTGAAGGAAGGTATGATTACTCAGAAGGAGAATTGGACCTATCTCGCTGTCAGTGAGGCAGCACCTGCTGAGGATAATGCAGCTACGACTGAAGAAGAAACGACCGAATAA
- the nadD gene encoding nicotinate-nucleotide adenylyltransferase, producing the protein MKVGIMGGTFDPLHIGHMMAAEAARYTYGLDEVWFMPSHIPPHKHEAGVSGADRLAMVLETLRAHDSFRTLDWEITRGGVSYTIDTVRELKQKYPHFDFYFIIGADMVQNLPEWHGIEELVQSLTFIGVGRPGTPLNLEALPGFIAEKVQLADMPLVDISSTMLRERIAEGKSIRYMVPDAVFDYVQRSGLYGI; encoded by the coding sequence TTGAAAGTCGGAATTATGGGTGGGACTTTTGATCCTCTTCATATCGGTCATATGATGGCAGCGGAAGCTGCGAGATATACCTATGGGCTGGATGAAGTATGGTTCATGCCTTCGCATATCCCGCCGCATAAGCATGAGGCTGGTGTATCTGGTGCGGACAGACTGGCAATGGTGCTGGAGACGCTCAGAGCGCATGATTCTTTTCGTACGTTGGATTGGGAAATAACCAGAGGCGGAGTATCGTATACTATTGATACCGTCAGGGAGCTGAAGCAGAAATATCCGCATTTCGATTTCTATTTCATCATAGGAGCGGATATGGTCCAGAATCTGCCGGAATGGCACGGCATTGAAGAGCTTGTGCAGAGCCTTACTTTTATTGGGGTGGGTCGTCCGGGAACACCGCTGAATCTCGAAGCACTGCCTGGCTTTATTGCAGAGAAGGTACAGCTAGCGGATATGCCCTTGGTTGATATCTCATCCACCATGCTGAGAGAGCGGATTGCAGAAGGGAAATCGATTCGGTATATGGTGCCTGATGCTGTTTTCGATTATGTGCAAAGGAGTGGATTGTATGGCATATAG
- the spoVAE gene encoding stage V sporulation protein AE, protein MIYLWAFLIGGAICVIGQLMFDVLALTPAHTMSTLVVAGAIADAFGLYDPLVKFAGAGASIPITSFGNSLVHGALTELEQDGWIGVVTGMFSLTSAGISSAIVFSFLAALVVRPKG, encoded by the coding sequence ATGATTTATTTATGGGCCTTTTTAATAGGAGGGGCTATTTGTGTAATTGGTCAGTTGATGTTCGATGTATTGGCGCTGACACCAGCACATACGATGAGTACATTGGTTGTAGCAGGAGCCATTGCCGATGCTTTCGGGCTGTACGACCCCTTGGTCAAATTCGCTGGGGCAGGGGCATCCATCCCAATTACCAGCTTTGGGAATTCCCTAGTGCACGGAGCATTAACCGAACTTGAACAGGACGGTTGGATCGGAGTAGTCACCGGCATGTTCAGTTTGACTAGCGCCGGGATCTCGTCAGCGATTGTATTCTCATTCCTGGCAGCTTTAGTGGTAAGACCAAAGGGTTAG
- the yqeK gene encoding bis(5'-nucleosyl)-tetraphosphatase (symmetrical) YqeK: MAYSREALIEAVSTQMPDKRWKHTLGVMESSIKLAERYSADPVRAEQAAILHDVAKYWPVDRMKEIIEQNDLSADLLKHDKQLWHAEVGAFVAEREYGITDPEVIAAIRFHTSGRVGMSLLEKIVCLADYIEPGRDFPGVENIRKLAKVSLEEGLVAGFDSTISLLLEKRRIIFPLTVLARNDLVRLLEENK; the protein is encoded by the coding sequence ATGGCATATAGCCGTGAAGCGCTGATTGAAGCGGTCTCTACACAAATGCCCGACAAGCGCTGGAAGCATACACTGGGCGTTATGGAATCATCGATCAAGCTGGCGGAGCGCTACAGTGCTGACCCTGTACGTGCGGAACAAGCGGCGATTCTCCATGATGTGGCCAAATATTGGCCAGTGGACAGAATGAAGGAGATTATCGAGCAGAACGACTTGTCTGCAGATTTGTTGAAACACGATAAGCAGCTGTGGCATGCGGAAGTAGGCGCGTTTGTAGCGGAACGGGAGTACGGTATTACTGATCCCGAAGTTATTGCTGCAATCCGATTTCATACTTCAGGTCGTGTAGGCATGAGTCTTCTTGAGAAAATTGTTTGTCTTGCCGATTATATCGAGCCTGGCCGGGATTTCCCTGGTGTGGAGAACATCCGCAAGCTGGCAAAGGTTAGTCTGGAAGAAGGATTAGTAGCCGGGTTTGATTCCACAATCAGCCTGTTGCTAGAGAAACGACGGATTATTTTTCCGTTAACGGTGTTGGCGCGTAATGATTTAGTTAGACTATTGGAGGAAAATAAATGA
- the yqeH gene encoding ribosome biogenesis GTPase YqeH, whose product MNQESETQRPVKCNGCGIKLQTEHKDLPGYIPEVAFEREPVICQRCFRIKNYNEASSVSVNQDEFLRLLSGVGEKNALVIHIVDLFDFEGSLISGLQRFVGNNPVILAVNKSDLLPKVTNWNKMRNWLQQRCKEQGLRTVEIVLVSAKRNQGFDRLLEAVTEQRGQRDVYVVGATNVGKSTLINRLISDYSDLEQELTTSRYPGTTLDTVKIPLDDGHYIIDTPGIVYPWRYSELVERQDLEAVMPENTLKPAVYQLNEGQTLFFGGLGRFDFVQGVHQSFTCYISSTLKIHRTKLERADSLYQEHRGVMLSPPASDHMDKLPQWQRHEFSISKGTQTDLFISGLGWIKVNGTEGAVVAIHVPRGVKVLTRPSLI is encoded by the coding sequence ATGAACCAAGAAAGTGAAACACAACGCCCTGTAAAATGCAATGGCTGCGGAATCAAGCTGCAGACCGAACATAAGGATCTTCCTGGCTATATCCCAGAGGTCGCTTTTGAACGGGAGCCGGTCATTTGCCAACGCTGTTTCCGGATTAAGAATTATAATGAAGCTTCTTCCGTTTCTGTAAACCAGGATGAATTTCTTCGTCTGCTGAGCGGTGTAGGCGAGAAGAACGCCCTGGTCATCCATATTGTCGATTTGTTCGATTTCGAAGGCAGTCTGATTTCGGGACTGCAGCGTTTCGTCGGCAATAACCCGGTTATTCTTGCTGTGAACAAAAGCGATTTGCTGCCCAAGGTGACGAACTGGAACAAGATGCGCAACTGGCTGCAGCAGCGCTGCAAGGAGCAAGGACTGCGTACAGTAGAAATTGTACTCGTCAGCGCCAAGCGTAATCAGGGCTTTGATCGTTTGTTGGAAGCGGTAACTGAGCAGAGAGGTCAACGTGATGTTTACGTTGTTGGAGCGACCAACGTTGGTAAATCTACACTGATTAACCGATTGATCTCCGACTACAGTGATCTGGAGCAGGAGTTAACCACTTCCCGCTATCCAGGAACTACTTTGGATACTGTTAAGATTCCCCTGGATGATGGTCACTATATCATTGATACTCCAGGCATTGTGTATCCTTGGCGCTACAGTGAATTGGTGGAACGGCAGGATCTGGAAGCCGTTATGCCTGAGAATACTCTGAAGCCGGCGGTCTATCAGCTGAACGAAGGGCAGACGCTTTTCTTTGGCGGATTGGGAAGGTTTGATTTCGTACAGGGTGTACATCAGTCGTTCACCTGCTATATCAGCAGTACGCTCAAAATTCACCGCACGAAGCTGGAACGAGCAGATTCTCTGTACCAGGAGCACCGCGGCGTTATGCTGTCGCCACCCGCTAGCGACCATATGGACAAGCTTCCACAGTGGCAGCGTCATGAGTTCAGCATTAGCAAAGGCACTCAAACCGATCTGTTCATTTCGGGTCTGGGCTGGATTAAGGTCAACGGAACTGAAGGTGCAGTAGTAGCCATTCACGTTCCGCGTGGTGTGAAGGTGCTTACCCGCCCTTCGCTGATCTAA
- a CDS encoding YqeG family HAD IIIA-type phosphatase yields the protein MFEMLVPKLRVNTVFDIALEELYQQGYRGIITDLDNTLVGAKAPLATPELLVWFEKVKTLGFKLIIVSNNNMDRVSKFATPLDIKFVHQARKPSNAPFHKAIKLMELAPEQTIVVGDQMLTDVYGGNRLGLYTVLVLPISVQDEGIGTRINRRIEQIALTRLRKQGLWQEEDKSK from the coding sequence TTGTTTGAAATGCTAGTCCCTAAACTCCGAGTAAATACGGTATTTGATATTGCACTAGAAGAGTTGTACCAGCAAGGCTATCGAGGCATTATTACGGATCTGGATAATACGCTAGTTGGTGCTAAAGCGCCTTTGGCAACACCGGAGCTGTTGGTTTGGTTCGAGAAGGTCAAAACCTTGGGCTTTAAGCTCATTATTGTATCGAATAATAATATGGACCGGGTATCGAAGTTTGCTACGCCTCTAGATATTAAATTCGTGCATCAAGCCCGCAAGCCAAGCAATGCTCCTTTTCACAAGGCGATAAAGCTGATGGAGCTTGCACCTGAGCAGACGATTGTGGTGGGTGACCAGATGCTTACAGATGTATACGGTGGGAATCGGTTGGGCCTGTATACGGTCTTGGTGCTACCTATCTCTGTACAAGATGAAGGCATCGGCACGAGAATTAACCGTCGGATAGAGCAGATTGCTCTGACACGGCTGCGTAAACAAGGATTGTGGCAAGAGGAGGATAAATCTAAATGA
- a CDS encoding MoxR family ATPase, with the protein MPVRQESMHIVHAVRTNLESCILGKSFEIQLLLTALLAGGHVLIEDVPGTGKTQLIRALSRSMSGEYRRIQCNPDILPSDITGVSVYHPRDEMFHFRPGPVMTNILLADEINRATTKTQSALLEVMEERNVTVDGETYPLPHPFMLCATQNPIDFEGTYTLPEAQLDRFMLRMSLGYPDAATEKSLLLSHQEGQPLDRLLPVTTMGEIAAIQEEIREIYISDPVLNYLLDVVRQTREHPLVLLGASPRASLSFMMACKAYAFLQERDYVLPDDVKVLAPFALGHRILLRPESRLDNVSVDSMLQKLLQSINVPVTMRQ; encoded by the coding sequence ATGCCCGTACGTCAAGAATCAATGCACATAGTACATGCTGTTCGCACTAATCTGGAATCCTGCATACTAGGCAAATCATTTGAAATACAATTATTGCTGACGGCATTACTTGCCGGTGGGCATGTCCTGATTGAGGATGTGCCGGGAACTGGCAAAACCCAGCTGATTCGGGCACTCTCAAGATCAATGTCAGGCGAATACCGCCGGATTCAATGCAACCCGGATATTCTGCCGAGTGACATAACCGGCGTGTCGGTGTATCATCCGCGGGATGAGATGTTTCATTTTCGACCAGGGCCAGTCATGACGAATATTTTGCTCGCTGATGAGATCAACCGTGCTACAACCAAGACCCAGTCCGCACTTCTGGAAGTCATGGAGGAGCGGAATGTAACCGTGGACGGCGAGACTTATCCTCTGCCGCATCCGTTCATGCTGTGCGCCACTCAGAATCCGATTGATTTCGAGGGTACCTATACGCTGCCTGAGGCTCAGCTAGACCGCTTTATGCTGCGAATGAGCTTAGGCTATCCTGATGCGGCAACCGAGAAGAGTCTACTGCTGAGCCATCAGGAGGGACAGCCTCTCGATAGACTCCTGCCGGTAACAACTATGGGGGAGATTGCCGCCATTCAAGAAGAGATTCGTGAAATTTATATAAGCGATCCCGTACTGAACTATCTGCTGGATGTTGTACGTCAGACGAGAGAACATCCGCTTGTGCTGCTAGGTGCCAGTCCACGGGCCTCGTTGTCTTTTATGATGGCTTGCAAAGCTTATGCCTTTTTGCAAGAACGTGATTATGTGCTTCCCGATGATGTGAAGGTGCTCGCGCCGTTTGCACTCGGCCATCGCATTCTGCTGCGTCCAGAGTCGCGTCTGGACAATGTCAGTGTGGATTCCATGCTGCAGAAGCTTCTGCAGAGTATAAATGTACCTGTTACGATGAGGCAATAA